The nucleotide sequence TCCCTAAAATTCCGTCTATGAAAATGACTGATTTAGCTAAAGCTTTGGCTCCGAATTTGGGTATTAAGATTATCGGGATAAGACCGGGCGAAAAACTTCACGAAACTATGATCAGCAAGGACGATGCTCATCTGACTTATGAATTTAGCGATCATTACGTCATAGCTCCGTCTATACAATTTTTAACAGAGCCGAATTTCAGCCAAAATTTAATTCTTGAAAAAGGCACAAAGGTCGATGATGAGTTTGAGTATAGTTCAGATAAAAATGAAGCGTGGTTAGATGCTAATGGGCTAAATACGATGTTAGAAAGTATAAAATGAACTTTTTGCTTAAACATATAATTAAAGACCATTTATGATATGGGCTAAAAACTTTATAAATTTAAATAATGATGAAATTTTAGCTGTTTTCAAAGCTCGTACAGATCCTCAAACTACTACTTTTTGTATAAGAAATGATTTTAATTTTGATGAACACCTAAGTTTTGTACGTTCTTTGAAGCTTAAAAATGATAAAGCGTATTTTATGATATACGATGATGAAAACTTTGTGGGTGTAGTGTCGTTTATCGATATAAACTTGAATCAAGCAGAGTTTGGACTATACAAAACCCCTAATACGAAAAGTATGGGAAAAATTCTAATGAATCAGATGGTAAAACTAGCTTATTCTTTAAATTTAAAAACTATAAAAGCTAAAGTTTTGAAGCATAATCTTAAAGCGATAAATTTATATAAAGAGTTTGGTTTTGAAATTTACTGCGAAGATAAAGAGATATTTTACATAAAGCGCATTATAGATTAAAATACCAAAATATCCCCATAAAATGGGGATAAAAGGACTTTAGAAATTCTAAATGAGTTTTTGTAAGTTTGATATGCTCAAACCCTAAAATGAACTTACATACCACTTTAGAGTTATATTTATGAGACTATGAATGCGCTATATTTCAAATAACTTTAAAACGTTTTTCAAAGAGCGACTTATATTATTGTAATAATTTAAGTACGTTTTGTTGAACAGCGTTAGCTTGGCTCATTGCGTAACTACCGCTTTGAGCAAGTATGTTGAACTTAGAGAAGTTCGCACTCTCTTCAGCGAAATCAACATCTCTGATTTGGCTTTCTGCTGACTTAACATTTACTTGAGTAACACTAATGTTGTTTATCGTACTTGTTAGCTGGTTTTGCACGGAACCTAAGTCAGATCTGATAGTGTCTAGAGTTTTTCTAGCAGCTTCAGCAACGTTAATCATAGCTTGAGCTCCTGCATAAGTATTAACACCGCCAACTCCTCTTTTATCTATCGGAGTTTCTCCTGCTTTGAAAAATCCCATAGCGGCAGCCACTGTAGCAGAGATAACACTATCATTTATAGTTTTTAGACTAACACTAGCTTGATTTACACGACTATTTTGAAGACCAGCAGAGATACCAGCAGTAGCAGCTCCACCTCCAGCAACAGACATAACCATCACTATATCTCTAGCATCTTGCCTAGTAAATGATATAAGACCCATAAAAGTTACGTTAGCACCACCTTTTGCTTGAGTTATGCCTATCCTAGATATACCTCCTCCATTTATCTGTATGGCTCTACCGTCTCTAGCAGTAAGAGTCAATTTACCATTTTCTAAGCTAGCTTCTACTCCGGTTTGATCTTTTACTTTATTTATGGCTCCGATCAACACCTTTTCAGAATCACCTATTTTAATGTCTAAATTTCCTATCTGAACACCATTTATAGTTAAATTTGTTACACTAGCGGATTGAATACCTATTCCACTGATACCGTTAAAAATTTGAGTATTATTGACACTAGCTTTTACACCTGTTTTATCTGATACGGTATTAACTTGAGTGGCTAATGCAGCAAGACCTTGAGAAGCAAATACTCCAGAGCTTATAGTTTGAAACTTATACTCACCTCCTGCTACACCATCAACGCCTTGCAAAGTGAAAGTAAAACCTCCGGCATTTGCACTTAAAGCAAGACCTTTTGAATATACTATATTCGGACTTGTTTCAAATCTAGTATGACCTATAGTATTTGAATTAGTCGCACCCACACTTACCTTAACCGTTTCATTTGAGTAAGCTCCGATTTGAAATTCTTTATTGCTAAAGCTACCATTTAGTAGTTGTTGACCGTTAAAACTTGTAGTATTTGCTATGTTATCGAGCTCTTCAAGAAGTCTAGCTATATCGCTT is from Campylobacter fetus subsp. testudinum 03-427 and encodes:
- the pseH gene encoding UDP-4-amino-4,6-dideoxy-beta-L-AltNAc o-acetyltransferase (Pfam match to PF13302.2 Acetyltransf_3); the encoded protein is MIWAKNFINLNNDEILAVFKARTDPQTTTFCIRNDFNFDEHLSFVRSLKLKNDKAYFMIYDDENFVGVVSFIDINLNQAEFGLYKTPNTKSMGKILMNQMVKLAYSLNLKTIKAKVLKHNLKAINLYKEFGFEIYCEDKEIFYIKRIID
- the flaA gene encoding flagellin (Pfam matches to PF00669.16 Flagellin_N, and to PF00700.17 Flagellin_C, and to PF07196.9 Flagellin_IN, and to PF07196.9 Flagellin_IN), which produces MSFRINTNIAAMNAHTNAVVNDRSLSGSLGRLSSGLRIQTAADDASGMSIADSLRAQAAGLGQSIKNANDAIGIVQTADKAMDEQIKILDTIKTKAIQAAQDGQTSDSRRALQSDIARLLEELDNIANTTSFNGQQLLNGSFSNKEFQIGAYSNETVKVSVGATNSNTIGHTRFETSPNIVYSKGLALSANAGGFTFTLQGVDGVAGGEYKFQTISSGVFASQGLAALATQVNTVSDKTGVKASVNNTQIFNGISGIGIQSASVTNLTINGVQIGNLDIKIGDSEKVLIGAINKVKDQTGVEASLENGKLTLTARDGRAIQINGGGISRIGITQAKGGANVTFMGLISFTRQDARDIVMVMSVAGGGAATAGISAGLQNSRVNQASVSLKTINDSVISATVAAAMGFFKAGETPIDKRGVGGVNTYAGAQAMINVAEAARKTLDTIRSDLGSVQNQLTSTINNISVTQVNVKSAESQIRDVDFAEESANFSKFNILAQSGSYAMSQANAVQQNVLKLLQ